Proteins co-encoded in one Candidatus Acidiferrales bacterium genomic window:
- the nuoI gene encoding NADH-quinone oxidoreductase subunit NuoI, protein MASVIKEFGRTFVILYKGFKVTFINMFKKPTTENYPAEPVHFQPRYRGIHVLQRDENGLEKCVACFLCAAACPAQCIYIEAAENTAENRISDADRYAKVYNIDYSRCIFCGYCVEACPTDAITHGHGFELAPYDINAMVYRKEQLLESWPPAKSSARTPANVAVPSRA, encoded by the coding sequence ATGGCATCGGTCATCAAAGAATTCGGTCGCACCTTCGTGATTCTCTACAAGGGCTTCAAAGTCACGTTCATCAATATGTTCAAGAAGCCAACGACGGAAAACTATCCCGCCGAGCCAGTGCATTTTCAGCCGCGTTATCGCGGCATTCATGTTCTTCAGCGCGACGAAAACGGCCTCGAAAAATGCGTCGCTTGTTTCCTCTGCGCCGCCGCGTGTCCCGCGCAGTGCATTTACATCGAAGCCGCCGAGAACACCGCAGAAAATCGTATCTCCGACGCCGACCGTTACGCCAAGGTCTACAACATCGATTACTCTCGCTGTATTTTCTGCGGTTATTGCGTCGAAGCCTGTCCCACCGACGCCATCACTCATGGCCACGGCTTCGAGCTCGCTCCTTACGACATCAACGCCATGGTCTATCGCAAAGAGCAGCTCCTCGAATCCTGGCCTCCAGCGAAATCTTCCGCGCGCACGCCAGCTAACGTCGCCGTCCCGTCCCGCGCATAG